The following DNA comes from Gemmatimonas sp..
CACGACGCGGTGAGGACGAGGGCCAGCATCGTGGTGCCGCGCAACCGGGAGCGGGTGGCGAACGAACGAACGGCGGCGAAGCAGTCGGGAATCGTGCGCATCGAATCAGGTCAGTAGGGACACGTGATGTTTGCTCAAGGACGAGCAAGTCACAGTGGAGCTACACCCATCACACACCGGATCGGTGACGCCGCTCACGTTCCCCGCATCACCGCGCCGCCACGCATTCACGGCGTGGGACGAACCGCCGCAAACTCCTGCGTGAAACGCGGCGCGGTCATGGCTTCGGGGTCGAGAATCGCGTCGAGCTGCGCTCTCGAGAGGAGGCCGCGTTCGAGGACGATTTCGAACACGCCACGTCCACTGGCAAGCGCACTGCGGGCTACGTCGGTTGCCTGCTCGTAACCGATCACCGGCACCAACGCCGTCACGATGCCGATGGAGTGCTCTACAAAATGCCGCATCCGATCGACGTTCGGCGTGATTCCGGTCACACAGCGTTCACGAAGCACCGTGCAGGCGTTGCGAAGCATGTCGATGCCGCGGAGCAGCCGATACGCGATCACCGGTTCGAAGGCGTTGAGCTGCAACTGACCGGCTTCCGCCGCCATGGTCACGGTCACGTCACCGCCAATCACGTCGAAACACACCTGATTCACCACTTCGGGGATCACGGGGTTGACCTTGCCCGGCATGATCGATGATCCCGGTTGCATCGCCGGCAGGTTGATCTCGCCGAAACCGGCACGCGGCCCCGACGAGAGCAGGCGCAGGTCATTGCAGATCTTCGAGAGCTTGGTCGCCGTGCGCTTCATGACGCCCGACAGCTGCACGAACGCCCCCGTGTCGCTGGTGGCCTCCACCAGATCGGGGGCCGTGATGACCGGCACCCCCGACACGGCGGTCAGGTGCGCGGCCACGAGCTCCGCGTATCCCGGCGGGGCATTGATGCCGGTGCCGATGGCGGTGGCGCCCAGATTGATCTCGCGGATGAGACCCTGCGCCTCAGCCAACCGGTCCACATCCTCACGCAGCGTATTCGCAAAGGCCATGAACTCCTGCCCCAACGTCATCGGCACGGCATCCTGCATCTGGGTGCGCCCCATCTTCAGGAGTGGCGCGAACTCCCGCCCCTTTTCGGCGAAGGCGTCGGCCAGCCGCCCCAACTCGTCGCGAAAGGTTGCCAGGTTACGGTGCAGGGCGAGGCGCACCGCCGTGGGGTACACGTCATTGGTCGACTGCGAGAGGTTCACGTGGTCATTGGGACTGACCACGTGATACCTGCCCCGCACCTCGTTGCGCAGTTCGAGCGCGCGGTTGGCGATGACTTCGTTGGCGTTCATGTTGGTGCTCGTGCCGGCCCCGCCCTGGATCATGTCCACGAGGAAGTGCTCGTGATGGCGACCGGCCCGGATCTCGCGCGCCGCGCGCACGATCAGCTCCGCCGTCATGTCGTCCAGCAGCCCCAGTTCGCGATTGGTCTGCGCGGCTGCCTCCTTGACCGCCGCCAGCGCCTCGATGAGCACCGGGAACTCACGCAGCGGAATCCCCGTGATGGGGAAGTTCTCCAGCGCTCGCAGGGTCTGCACGCCGTAGAGTGCTTCGAACGGGACCTCCCGCTCGCCCAGCAGGTCGTGCTCCACCCGCGTGCGGTTGCCGCCGAAGCCCAGCGTGCGGCCGCGACCGACCAGCGTGGCGTCCGCGCGTCGGAGGCGGGCGGAGATGGCCCGTGCCGCCCGCGCGACCAGCGCGGCGTACAACTGGGGGGCTTCGCGGGTGATCTCGTCCAGCTGGGCCCGGGTAACCATGACGCAGTGGCCCGGCATGATGACGCGGGCCGTGGTGCCATGATTGCTGTCGTCGAGCAGCAGTCCTTCCCCCACCGCTTCCCCCGCACCGAGGGTCACCAGGCGAACGGTACGCCCATCGGCCGCCTTCTCGACGGCCACGGCACCGTTCAACAGCACGGCAAACCGCTGCCGAGGCTCTCCTTCGTTGAAGATCGTGGCGTCGGCGTCGAGGACCGTCGGCGTCACATGGCGGGAGAGCTTCCAGAGGTGGGCGTCGCTGAAGCCGTCGAGAAAAGCAGTGGCGCGCAGCTGATCGGCGATTTCGGCCGGTGTGTACATGGGGGCTGGTAGGCAGGCGGTGGGAGTGGCGGGGCGGTGGGCCCCGGCCGTGGGGAGGCAGACGGCTGCGATGGGCTCTCGCCACGGCCACCCGATTCGACTAACGTCGGCAGGGTACATACCACGCTGCATGCTGCCCCTGTTCCGGAGCCTCGCCATGACCTGGTCTCGCCGCGAATTCCTCGAGCGTTCGGCTGCGTTGTCTGCGGCTGGGTTCCTCCCCCGGCTGCCGGACGCCTGGGATGCCCCGGCGCCCGGGGCGGTCACGCCGTTCCGCGGGCGTCCGTGCGTGGTCTCGTCATCCAACGGCCTTCGTGGCGTCCAGGTGGCCTACGACCGGATGGTGGCCGGTGCTGACCCGCTCGACGCCGCCATTGCCGGGGTCAACATCCAGGAGCTCGATCCGGACGATCAGTCGGTCGGGCTGGGTGGGCTGCCCAATGAGGAAGGGGTCGTGCAGCTCGACGCCTCCTGCATGCACGGGCCGACCCGGCGCGCTGGCGCGGTGGCGTGCATCGAAGGCATTGCCACGCCGTCGCTCGTGGCCAAGGCCGTGATGGACTACACCGACCACGTGATGCTGGTGGGCGAGGGCGCGGGGCGGTTTGCCAGGGCAATGGGGTTCAAGGAGCAGAACCTGCTCACCGAAAAGTCGCGCCAGGACTGGATGCGGTGGAAGTCTCGGCTCAACCCCAACGATGCGTGGCTGGACCACAGCGACGACATCCGCATCAAGTTCACGACCGGCACGATCAACATGAATGCCGTGAATGCTGCCGGGGACATCGGCTCGGTCACGACCACCAGCGGCATGGCGTGGAAGATCCCCGGGCGGGTCGGCGACTCGCCGATCGTGGGGGCCGGGCAGTACTGCGACAACACGGTGGGGGCTGCCGGCAGCACGGGTCGCGGCGAGGCGAACATCAAGACCTGCGCGTCGTTTCTGGTCGTGGAGTTCATGCGACAGGGGATGGCGCCGCAGCAGGCGTGTCTCAAGGTGCTGGAGCGCGTGGTGGCGATGACGGAGCCGCGCCTGCTGGGCGCCGGGGGGCGTCCGCGGTTCGACCTCGAGTTCTACGCCGTCACCAAGGCTGGCGACTTCGGCGGCGCGACGCTGTACTCCGGCGGCCGGTTCGCGGTGTGCGACGAGCGCGGGGCGCGGCTCGAGGAGGCGGCGTACCTGTACCGGCGATAGTCGCCCATCCGGCGACGGGGAACTACGCGGGGGACTGCGCGCGATCGACTACGC
Coding sequences within:
- a CDS encoding aspartate ammonia-lyase, coding for MYTPAEIADQLRATAFLDGFSDAHLWKLSRHVTPTVLDADATIFNEGEPRQRFAVLLNGAVAVEKAADGRTVRLVTLGAGEAVGEGLLLDDSNHGTTARVIMPGHCVMVTRAQLDEITREAPQLYAALVARAARAISARLRRADATLVGRGRTLGFGGNRTRVEHDLLGEREVPFEALYGVQTLRALENFPITGIPLREFPVLIEALAAVKEAAAQTNRELGLLDDMTAELIVRAAREIRAGRHHEHFLVDMIQGGAGTSTNMNANEVIANRALELRNEVRGRYHVVSPNDHVNLSQSTNDVYPTAVRLALHRNLATFRDELGRLADAFAEKGREFAPLLKMGRTQMQDAVPMTLGQEFMAFANTLREDVDRLAEAQGLIREINLGATAIGTGINAPPGYAELVAAHLTAVSGVPVITAPDLVEATSDTGAFVQLSGVMKRTATKLSKICNDLRLLSSGPRAGFGEINLPAMQPGSSIMPGKVNPVIPEVVNQVCFDVIGGDVTVTMAAEAGQLQLNAFEPVIAYRLLRGIDMLRNACTVLRERCVTGITPNVDRMRHFVEHSIGIVTALVPVIGYEQATDVARSALASGRGVFEIVLERGLLSRAQLDAILDPEAMTAPRFTQEFAAVRPTP
- a CDS encoding N(4)-(beta-N-acetylglucosaminyl)-L-asparaginase; amino-acid sequence: MTWSRREFLERSAALSAAGFLPRLPDAWDAPAPGAVTPFRGRPCVVSSSNGLRGVQVAYDRMVAGADPLDAAIAGVNIQELDPDDQSVGLGGLPNEEGVVQLDASCMHGPTRRAGAVACIEGIATPSLVAKAVMDYTDHVMLVGEGAGRFARAMGFKEQNLLTEKSRQDWMRWKSRLNPNDAWLDHSDDIRIKFTTGTINMNAVNAAGDIGSVTTTSGMAWKIPGRVGDSPIVGAGQYCDNTVGAAGSTGRGEANIKTCASFLVVEFMRQGMAPQQACLKVLERVVAMTEPRLLGAGGRPRFDLEFYAVTKAGDFGGATLYSGGRFAVCDERGARLEEAAYLYRR